One part of the Anaeromyxobacter sp. Fw109-5 genome encodes these proteins:
- a CDS encoding carbon starvation protein A: MSLTMLAVAVIVILTLGYTLYGKLVARQYALDDSVRTPAVQVNDGIDFVPTRRFFLLGQHFSAIAAAGPIAGPIIACQLFGWGPSLLWIALGVVFIGAVHDFSALVASVRHRARSVAEIVKENLGRRAWLAMLVFIWIALVYLIIAFADITAATFVGKTQELEGSFAFNPGGAVAAASTMYLLLAVVMGLVQRKWDPPLWLMTIVFVPATLGVVWLGTRISTVLLFSQTTWAVVIMVYCFVASVLPVWTLLQPRGYLGGFVLYLALAIGLVGILFGGFDIEQPITTAAPLAGLSGSVLPFLFVTIACGACSGFHGLVCSGTTSKQIAKESDCKPVGYGGMLLEGLVAVIALATIMIVAPEVSKGAAPGRVYGDGIARFLTVIIGQGAFLFAATFGAMAFSTFVFDTLDVATRLGRLILQELAGRHGRTAALAGTAVTATVPALILVAAGPGGYRTFWTLFGTSNQLLAALTLLAVTVWLERQGKRYWFTLAPMLFLMAITLWSLVGQTLQFTRGALAPKPGVPVVPQVANALVAVLLFALTAFLVYEASRVVRSPRPTAPTKAARAA, encoded by the coding sequence ATGAGCCTGACCATGCTCGCCGTCGCCGTGATCGTGATCCTCACGCTGGGCTACACGCTGTACGGCAAGCTCGTCGCCCGGCAGTACGCGCTCGACGACAGCGTCCGCACGCCGGCGGTGCAGGTGAACGACGGGATCGACTTCGTCCCGACGCGGCGCTTCTTCCTCCTCGGGCAGCACTTCAGCGCCATCGCCGCCGCCGGTCCCATCGCCGGTCCGATCATCGCGTGCCAGCTCTTCGGCTGGGGTCCGTCGCTCCTGTGGATCGCGCTCGGGGTGGTGTTCATCGGCGCGGTCCACGACTTCTCCGCGCTCGTGGCGAGCGTCCGCCACCGCGCCCGCTCCGTCGCCGAGATCGTGAAGGAGAACCTCGGCCGCCGCGCCTGGCTGGCGATGCTCGTGTTCATCTGGATCGCGCTCGTCTACCTCATCATCGCGTTCGCCGACATCACCGCCGCGACGTTCGTGGGCAAGACGCAGGAGCTCGAGGGGAGCTTCGCGTTCAACCCGGGCGGCGCCGTCGCCGCCGCCTCGACGATGTACCTCCTGCTCGCGGTCGTGATGGGGCTCGTCCAGCGCAAGTGGGACCCGCCGCTCTGGCTCATGACGATCGTCTTCGTGCCGGCGACGCTCGGGGTGGTGTGGCTCGGGACCCGCATCTCCACCGTCCTCCTCTTCTCGCAGACGACGTGGGCCGTCGTCATCATGGTGTACTGCTTCGTCGCCTCGGTCCTCCCCGTCTGGACGCTGCTGCAGCCGCGCGGCTACCTCGGCGGCTTCGTCCTGTACCTCGCCCTCGCGATCGGCCTCGTCGGCATCCTCTTCGGCGGGTTCGACATCGAGCAGCCCATCACCACCGCCGCGCCGCTCGCGGGCCTCTCCGGGTCGGTACTCCCCTTCCTCTTCGTCACCATCGCCTGCGGCGCCTGCTCCGGGTTCCACGGCCTCGTCTGCTCCGGCACCACCTCGAAGCAGATCGCGAAGGAGAGCGACTGCAAGCCGGTCGGGTACGGCGGGATGCTGCTCGAGGGCCTCGTGGCGGTGATCGCCCTCGCCACGATCATGATCGTGGCGCCGGAGGTCTCGAAGGGCGCCGCGCCTGGCCGCGTGTACGGCGACGGCATCGCGCGGTTCCTCACGGTGATCATCGGCCAGGGCGCCTTCCTGTTCGCGGCGACCTTCGGGGCGATGGCCTTCTCGACGTTCGTCTTCGACACCCTGGACGTCGCGACCCGCCTCGGTCGCCTCATCCTCCAGGAGCTCGCCGGCAGGCACGGCCGCACCGCGGCGCTGGCCGGCACGGCGGTGACCGCCACGGTCCCGGCGCTGATCCTCGTCGCGGCGGGCCCCGGCGGCTACCGCACCTTCTGGACGCTGTTCGGCACCTCCAACCAGCTCCTCGCCGCGCTGACGCTGCTCGCGGTGACGGTCTGGCTCGAGCGCCAGGGCAAGCGCTACTGGTTCACGCTCGCGCCGATGCTCTTCCTCATGGCGATCACGCTCTGGTCGCTCGTCGGGCAGACGCTCCAGTTCACGCGCGGCGCCCTCGCGCCGAAGCCCGGCGTCCCGGTGGTGCCGCAGGTCGCGAACGCCCTCGTGGCGGTGCTGCTGTTCGCGCTGACCGCGTTCCTCGTGTACGAGGCGAGCCGCGTGGTGCGCAGCCCCAGGCCGACCGCACCCACGAAGGCGGCGCGCGCCGCCTGA
- a CDS encoding alpha/beta fold hydrolase, translating into MRIEVDGVGLFHTVRGEGEPVVLVHGSWGDHHDWDIVVPALAQRRAMIAYDRRGHSLSGGRPATVHEHVADLAALVDGLGLGPVHLVAHSYGASIALRTAALHPGRIRSLAAHEPPLMWTLDGPGPHAPALQAFRVSCARTEAALREGRMRDAARTFVDEIGLGPGAWERLARSARETFVRNAPTFLAEIEDPDALALDLPALRAFRGPVLLTQGDQSPPLYGPILDRVAAALPQATRHTFAGAGHVPQVSHPRDFVRRIEAFLAGA; encoded by the coding sequence ATGCGGATCGAGGTCGACGGCGTCGGCCTGTTCCACACCGTCCGCGGCGAGGGTGAGCCGGTCGTGCTGGTCCACGGCTCCTGGGGCGACCACCACGACTGGGACATCGTCGTTCCGGCGCTCGCGCAGCGCCGCGCGATGATCGCCTACGATCGGCGCGGGCACAGCCTGAGCGGCGGGCGACCGGCGACGGTGCACGAGCACGTCGCCGACCTGGCCGCGCTCGTCGACGGGCTCGGCCTCGGCCCCGTGCACCTCGTGGCGCACTCGTACGGCGCCTCGATCGCGCTCCGGACGGCCGCCCTCCACCCCGGCCGGATCCGCTCCCTCGCCGCGCACGAGCCGCCGCTCATGTGGACCCTCGACGGCCCCGGACCCCACGCCCCGGCGCTGCAGGCCTTCCGCGTGAGCTGCGCCCGGACCGAGGCGGCGCTCCGGGAAGGGCGCATGCGCGACGCGGCGCGGACCTTCGTCGACGAGATCGGCCTCGGGCCCGGCGCGTGGGAGCGGCTCGCGCGCTCCGCCCGCGAGACGTTCGTCCGCAACGCGCCCACCTTCCTCGCCGAGATCGAGGATCCCGACGCGCTCGCCCTCGACCTCCCGGCGCTGCGCGCGTTCCGGGGCCCGGTGCTGCTCACGCAGGGCGACCAGAGCCCTCCGCTGTACGGCCCGATCCTGGACCGCGTCGCGGCGGCCCTCCCGCAGGCGACGCGTCACACCTTCGCGGGCGCGGGGCACGTCCCGCAGGTGAGCCACCCGCGAGACTTCGTCCGGCGCATCGAGGCGTTCCTCGCGGGCGCCTGA
- a CDS encoding LysR family transcriptional regulator produces MARLDPRKLETFRVVAQTRKISAAAKLLHLSQPAVTAQIRALEEECGRALLLRSSKGVTPTDWGLRLLEAAKQVHEVLGEVETAFQGEPAGGEEVVLGASMTTAAYVAPPLVAGYRAIHGRVPFRVQVSNTARVLEWVAEGRVPLGIVEGRMRSARVHLERYLEDELVAVAASAARELCGISRAADLAKVPLLLREPGSNTRAVVEESLARVLGTKQVRRSELLFGSNQSMKMAAVAGLGVAFVSRWSVQLEVAAGTLRVLPLRDLRIVRAFSWATPSGQLHGDAGRFLAWARRNPPARP; encoded by the coding sequence ATGGCCAGGCTCGATCCCCGCAAGCTCGAGACGTTCCGCGTCGTCGCCCAGACCCGGAAGATCTCGGCGGCGGCGAAGCTCCTCCACCTCTCCCAGCCGGCGGTGACCGCGCAGATCCGGGCGCTCGAGGAGGAGTGCGGGCGGGCCCTGCTGCTGCGGTCCTCGAAGGGAGTGACGCCCACCGACTGGGGCCTGCGGCTGCTGGAGGCGGCGAAGCAGGTGCACGAGGTCCTCGGCGAGGTGGAGACCGCGTTCCAGGGCGAGCCAGCGGGCGGCGAGGAGGTCGTGCTCGGAGCGAGCATGACCACGGCCGCCTACGTCGCGCCGCCGCTCGTGGCCGGCTACCGCGCCATCCACGGGCGCGTGCCGTTCCGCGTGCAGGTCAGCAACACGGCCCGGGTGCTCGAGTGGGTGGCCGAGGGCCGGGTGCCGCTGGGGATCGTCGAGGGGCGCATGCGCTCCGCCCGCGTCCACCTCGAGCGCTACCTGGAGGACGAGCTGGTGGCGGTCGCCGCGAGCGCCGCGCGCGAGCTCTGCGGCATCTCGCGCGCCGCCGATCTGGCGAAGGTCCCGCTGCTGCTGCGCGAGCCCGGCTCGAACACGCGGGCGGTCGTCGAGGAGTCGCTGGCCCGCGTCCTGGGGACGAAGCAGGTTCGGCGGTCGGAGCTGCTGTTCGGGTCGAATCAGTCGATGAAGATGGCGGCCGTCGCCGGGCTCGGCGTGGCGTTCGTCTCGCGCTGGAGCGTGCAGCTCGAGGTCGCGGCGGGGACGCTGCGCGTCCTCCCGCTGCGCGACCTCCGCATCGTGCGCGCCTTCTCGTGGGCCACGCCGTCCGGCCAGCTCCACGGGGACGCCGGGCGCTTCCTGGCGTGGGCCCGGCGCAACCCGCCGGCCCGCCCGTAG
- a CDS encoding ATP-binding protein, giving the protein MVRYTVAAACGACMLAASGALESVLHGFVFSLPVAGVALVVYTLGPGPSVLFSAVVAYGFWRYFQAPFQSHQEVARLAAFSVASLSITLSVGLLQRAQLRIRQEKSRVERAERELRHSNALLLETDRHKDQFLAMLSHELRNPLSPIRNALALIDRSPPGSAEAVRARAIVNRQVIHLTRMVDDLLDVTRISRGRIRLQRSRVDLAEVLRRTVEDHRSLFASRNIAVEVHLGEVPSWLEADPTRLSQVIGNLLQNAAKFTDPGGHVRVALERRAGAAVVRVRDDGAGIAPAMLGRVFEPFTQADDTLHRSRGGLGLGLALVKGLVELHGGEVEVHSEGAGRGTELSVQLPLAPEAPALRMETPVPVASVPPLRVLVIEDNVDAAETLRELLLMWGHEVEVALDGGTGLERTRLLRPDVVLCDIGLPVMDGYEVARAIRSDPSLASTFLVAVTGYALPEDQRRAAEAGFGRHLAKPVALETIEALLASVPRLGRA; this is encoded by the coding sequence TTGGTCCGCTACACGGTCGCGGCGGCGTGCGGCGCGTGCATGCTCGCGGCGAGCGGCGCCCTCGAGAGCGTCCTCCACGGGTTCGTCTTCAGCCTCCCCGTCGCGGGGGTCGCTCTCGTCGTGTACACGCTCGGCCCGGGACCGAGCGTCCTCTTCAGCGCGGTCGTGGCGTACGGCTTCTGGAGGTACTTCCAGGCGCCCTTCCAGTCGCACCAGGAGGTGGCCCGGCTCGCGGCGTTCTCTGTGGCGTCGCTCTCGATCACCCTCTCCGTCGGGCTCCTGCAGCGAGCGCAGCTGAGGATCCGGCAGGAGAAGTCCCGGGTGGAGCGGGCCGAGCGGGAGCTGCGCCACAGCAACGCGCTCCTCCTCGAGACGGACCGCCACAAGGACCAGTTCCTGGCGATGCTCTCGCACGAGCTGCGCAACCCGCTCTCGCCCATCCGCAACGCGCTGGCCTTGATCGATCGCTCGCCGCCCGGCAGCGCCGAGGCCGTCCGCGCCCGGGCGATCGTCAACCGTCAGGTGATTCACCTCACGCGCATGGTGGACGATCTGCTCGACGTGACGCGGATCTCCCGCGGGAGGATCCGCCTGCAGCGCTCCCGCGTGGACCTCGCCGAGGTGCTCCGCCGCACGGTGGAGGATCACCGCTCGCTGTTCGCCTCCCGGAACATCGCCGTCGAGGTCCACCTCGGCGAGGTCCCGTCGTGGCTGGAGGCGGACCCGACCCGCCTCTCGCAGGTGATCGGCAACCTGCTCCAGAACGCCGCCAAGTTCACGGACCCAGGGGGCCACGTCAGGGTGGCGCTGGAACGTCGGGCCGGGGCGGCGGTGGTGCGGGTGCGGGACGACGGCGCCGGCATCGCCCCGGCGATGCTCGGCCGCGTCTTCGAGCCGTTCACCCAGGCGGACGACACCCTGCACCGGTCGCGGGGTGGGCTCGGGCTGGGCCTCGCCCTCGTGAAGGGTCTCGTCGAGCTCCACGGCGGCGAGGTGGAGGTGCACAGCGAAGGGGCGGGCCGGGGGACCGAGCTCTCCGTCCAGCTCCCGCTCGCGCCGGAGGCGCCCGCCTTGCGAATGGAGACGCCCGTCCCCGTCGCCTCGGTGCCGCCCCTCCGCGTGCTCGTCATCGAGGACAACGTCGACGCGGCGGAGACGCTCCGCGAGCTGCTGCTCATGTGGGGACACGAGGTCGAGGTGGCCCTCGACGGTGGAACCGGCCTCGAGCGCACGCGCCTCCTCCGCCCCGACGTCGTGCTCTGCGACATCGGGTTGCCCGTCATGGACGGCTACGAGGTGGCGCGCGCCATCCGCTCGGACCCCTCCCTCGCCTCCACGTTCCTCGTGGCGGTCACGGGCTACGCGCTGCCCGAGGACCAGCGCCGCGCGGCGGAGGCGGGCTTCGGCCGGCACCTCGCGAAGCCGGTGGCGCTCGAGACGATCGAGGCGCTGCTCGCGAGCGTCCCCCGCCTCGGGCGCGCGTAG
- a CDS encoding cyclic nucleotide-binding/CBS domain-containing protein: protein MASIQNRVVREVVALDETATCADAARLMAQRRIGSVGVRHGAKLVGLVTERDLVAAMSAGNDPSHTTLQLAMRPDAPAVSLQASDAECAQLMRTRATRHLAVKDGDEIVGVISMLDLVDLVVGEKQWSIDQLESYIRGGRSWQLSQPPVETPFSHERVS from the coding sequence ATGGCCAGCATCCAGAACCGAGTCGTCCGCGAAGTCGTCGCCCTCGACGAGACCGCAACCTGCGCCGACGCCGCGCGCCTCATGGCCCAGCGCCGGATCGGCTCGGTCGGCGTGCGCCACGGCGCCAAGCTCGTCGGGCTCGTCACCGAGCGCGACCTCGTGGCGGCGATGTCGGCCGGCAACGACCCGAGCCACACCACGCTGCAGCTGGCGATGCGCCCGGACGCCCCTGCCGTCTCGCTGCAGGCCTCCGACGCCGAGTGCGCGCAGCTCATGAGGACGCGCGCCACCCGCCACCTCGCCGTCAAGGACGGCGACGAGATCGTCGGCGTCATCTCCATGCTGGACCTCGTCGACCTCGTCGTCGGCGAGAAGCAGTGGAGCATCGACCAGCTGGAGAGCTACATCCGCGGCGGCCGCTCCTGGCAGCTGAGCCAGCCTCCCGTCGAGACCCCCTTCAGCCACGAGCGCGTGAGCTGA
- a CDS encoding AraC family transcriptional regulator: MPAPASTHTPLPGLTAGAPSEASLRADPLSDVLQSVRLSGAVFFHIEGSSPWVAEAPPSRAVAGIFMPRAQHVIEYHAVTRGGCWGGIVGERPARLDAGDVIVFPQGDAHVLSSEPGLRAPPDLATYASLLDGPPPVHIPLGGGGADRAEILCGFLGCDARPFNPLLATLPRVLHARLADARGSALETFMEAALRETRERRPGGESVLARLSELMFVEVVRSYLAALPAGNTGWLAGLRDEFVGRALALLHGRPAHPWTLDELARKVALSRSALAERFTQLVGRPPMQYLAGWRMQLAAGLLLGDSAGVSQVAAEVGYASDAAFSRAFKKAVGVPPAAWRRSRSAKPVPGAAATTG, from the coding sequence ATGCCTGCTCCGGCGTCCACTCACACTCCTCTCCCGGGCCTGACCGCCGGCGCCCCCTCCGAGGCGTCCCTGCGCGCCGATCCGCTCTCCGACGTGCTCCAGAGCGTCCGGCTGTCGGGCGCGGTCTTCTTCCACATCGAGGGTTCTTCGCCGTGGGTGGCGGAGGCGCCGCCGTCGCGCGCGGTCGCGGGCATCTTCATGCCGCGCGCGCAGCACGTCATCGAGTATCACGCGGTGACGCGAGGCGGCTGCTGGGGAGGAATCGTCGGGGAGCGGCCCGCCCGGCTCGACGCCGGCGACGTGATCGTCTTCCCGCAGGGCGACGCGCATGTCCTCTCGAGCGAGCCCGGCCTGCGCGCGCCGCCCGACCTCGCGACGTACGCGAGCCTCCTCGACGGGCCGCCGCCGGTGCACATCCCGCTGGGCGGCGGCGGCGCGGATCGCGCGGAGATCCTCTGCGGCTTCCTCGGCTGCGACGCGAGACCGTTCAATCCGCTGCTCGCGACCCTCCCCCGAGTGCTCCACGCCCGCCTCGCCGACGCGAGGGGCTCGGCGCTCGAGACCTTCATGGAAGCCGCGCTCCGCGAGACGCGCGAGCGGCGGCCCGGGGGCGAGAGCGTGCTGGCCCGCCTCTCGGAGCTGATGTTCGTCGAGGTGGTGCGGAGCTACCTCGCCGCGCTGCCGGCCGGGAACACCGGCTGGCTCGCCGGGCTCCGCGACGAGTTCGTGGGGCGGGCCCTGGCGCTGCTCCACGGCCGGCCCGCTCACCCGTGGACGCTGGACGAGCTCGCCCGCAAGGTGGCGCTCTCGCGATCCGCGCTCGCGGAGCGCTTCACGCAGCTCGTCGGGCGGCCGCCGATGCAGTACCTCGCCGGATGGAGGATGCAGCTCGCGGCCGGGCTGCTCCTCGGGGACTCCGCCGGGGTCTCGCAGGTCGCCGCCGAGGTCGGGTACGCCTCCGACGCGGCGTTCAGCCGCGCGTTCAAGAAGGCCGTCGGCGTACCTCCGGCCGCGTGGCGGCGGAGCCGTTCCGCGAAGCCGGTCCCCGGTGCCGCGGCCACCACCGGGTGA
- a CDS encoding response regulator — MNATTIRRPRALLLDGDANALRVLGNALEARGFEVLAATDAASGIDLLLEELLDLDVLVADAELPGRDAVSFVHLVRHAGGERELGLVVVGRGEPGLREQLLALGADAVVDRASGHDAVAAAVAGVAAAASRRALPAARPAPVHPAVRGALVVVRAALAPAPRLAGVPA; from the coding sequence ATGAACGCGACGACGATCCGGCGGCCCAGGGCGCTCCTCCTCGACGGCGACGCGAACGCGCTCCGCGTCCTCGGCAACGCCCTCGAGGCGCGCGGGTTCGAGGTCCTGGCCGCGACCGACGCGGCGAGCGGGATCGACCTGCTCCTCGAGGAGCTCCTCGACCTCGACGTGCTGGTGGCGGACGCCGAGCTGCCGGGCCGCGACGCCGTGTCGTTCGTCCACCTCGTCCGCCACGCGGGCGGCGAGCGCGAGCTCGGGCTGGTGGTCGTCGGGAGGGGCGAACCCGGGCTGCGCGAGCAGCTCCTCGCCCTCGGGGCGGACGCGGTCGTCGACCGGGCGTCCGGTCACGACGCCGTCGCGGCGGCCGTCGCGGGCGTGGCGGCCGCCGCGTCGCGTCGCGCCCTTCCGGCGGCGCGGCCCGCGCCGGTCCACCCGGCGGTGCGCGGCGCGCTCGTGGTGGTGCGCGCGGCGCTCGCGCCCGCTCCGCGCCTCGCCGGTGTCCCGGCGTGA
- a CDS encoding RsbRD N-terminal domain-containing protein — translation MNIEDLLSEQAPVIVEEAVRATAEIGPYRRDGAEQMRRRIEALHRRLTEAVSARDLTDLLAYVRQIARERSAAGFELSDVQAAFTALEDAIWHRAVTRLPSYDVLFGEGMVCTALAHGRDTLRRAFDSAAPHVRAPCPDLTPLFKGTESSLARVPAEAVNTAVSVRRCKRKPQRSAPRSAAAGRRN, via the coding sequence ATGAACATCGAGGACCTGCTGAGCGAGCAAGCACCCGTCATCGTCGAGGAGGCCGTCCGCGCGACGGCCGAGATCGGCCCGTACCGTCGCGACGGAGCCGAGCAGATGCGGCGACGCATCGAGGCGCTCCATCGGCGGCTGACCGAGGCCGTGAGCGCCCGCGATCTCACAGACCTGCTCGCTTACGTGCGGCAGATCGCGCGCGAGCGTTCCGCCGCGGGCTTCGAGCTCTCGGACGTCCAGGCCGCGTTCACCGCCCTCGAGGACGCGATCTGGCACCGGGCGGTGACCCGGCTCCCCAGCTACGACGTCCTCTTCGGCGAGGGCATGGTCTGCACCGCCCTCGCGCACGGCCGGGACACGCTGCGCCGGGCCTTCGACTCCGCCGCCCCGCACGTCCGGGCGCCCTGTCCGGATCTCACGCCGCTCTTCAAGGGCACGGAGTCCTCCCTCGCCCGGGTTCCGGCCGAGGCCGTGAACACGGCGGTGTCCGTGCGCCGCTGCAAGCGCAAGCCGCAGCGCAGCGCGCCCCGGAGCGCCGCGGCGGGACGCAGGAACTAG
- a CDS encoding MFS transporter — translation MELSPGSAPRALDSAALARMRRLRWTSFVLVSAAYVLSFFHRIAPAAIAGELRAAFAASGAELGALAATYFSVYTLMQVPTGVLVDGLGPRRVVALGGLVAGAGSIAFGLAGTLGVASVGRGLVGLGVSVAFIALLKLVAAWFREREFATLSGLVMFMGNLGAVMSAAPLAWLVTLTSWRNVFVAIGLSSVAGAALTWLLVRDRPGEAGLPSMRELEGRAEHPVHAGRWYEGLAVVARNRATWPGFFVNMGLGGSFLAFAGLWAVPYLTELHGMTRSRATAHTTVMLVAFALSSLAAGKLSDALGRRRAPMLIFGAVYVLSWAPLVAGRALPPWGSLALFALVGAAATGFTLSWASVKEVNPPALAGTAMAVVNTGVFLGPTIYQPLVGWVVDRAGFRAGAGILAAFAAMGLAAAFLVRETRGRGLAG, via the coding sequence ATGGAGCTCTCGCCTGGGAGCGCGCCTCGGGCGCTCGACTCCGCGGCGCTCGCCCGCATGCGCCGCCTGCGCTGGACCTCGTTCGTCCTCGTCTCGGCGGCCTACGTCCTGTCGTTCTTCCACCGCATCGCGCCCGCCGCGATCGCGGGCGAGCTGCGGGCGGCCTTCGCCGCGAGCGGCGCCGAGCTCGGGGCGCTCGCGGCGACGTACTTCTCCGTCTACACGCTCATGCAGGTCCCCACCGGCGTGCTCGTGGACGGCCTCGGCCCGCGCCGGGTGGTCGCGCTGGGCGGCCTCGTGGCGGGCGCGGGCTCGATCGCCTTCGGCCTCGCCGGCACGCTCGGCGTCGCGTCGGTGGGGCGCGGGCTCGTCGGGCTCGGCGTGTCCGTCGCGTTCATCGCCCTCCTGAAGCTCGTCGCCGCCTGGTTCCGCGAGCGCGAGTTCGCCACGCTCTCCGGGCTCGTGATGTTCATGGGGAACCTGGGGGCCGTGATGTCCGCGGCGCCGCTCGCGTGGCTCGTGACCCTGACGTCCTGGCGGAACGTCTTCGTCGCCATCGGGCTGTCGTCCGTCGCGGGGGCGGCGCTCACCTGGCTCCTCGTACGGGATCGTCCGGGCGAGGCCGGGCTGCCGTCGATGCGCGAGCTCGAGGGGAGGGCCGAACACCCCGTTCACGCGGGGCGATGGTACGAGGGTCTCGCGGTGGTGGCGCGGAACCGCGCCACGTGGCCCGGCTTCTTCGTCAACATGGGCCTCGGAGGGAGCTTCCTCGCCTTCGCGGGTCTCTGGGCCGTGCCGTACCTGACCGAGCTCCACGGCATGACCCGCTCGCGCGCCACGGCGCACACGACCGTCATGCTGGTCGCCTTCGCCCTCAGCTCCCTCGCGGCCGGAAAGCTGTCCGACGCGCTCGGGCGCCGCCGCGCGCCGATGCTGATCTTCGGCGCCGTCTACGTGCTCTCCTGGGCGCCCCTCGTCGCCGGTCGGGCGCTGCCCCCGTGGGGGAGCCTCGCGCTCTTCGCCCTGGTCGGCGCCGCCGCCACCGGGTTCACGCTGAGCTGGGCGAGCGTGAAGGAGGTGAACCCGCCCGCGCTCGCCGGGACCGCCATGGCGGTGGTGAACACCGGTGTCTTCCTCGGGCCGACCATCTACCAGCCCCTCGTCGGCTGGGTGGTGGACCGGGCGGGGTTCCGCGCCGGCGCCGGGATCCTCGCCGCCTTCGCGGCGATGGGCCTCGCGGCGGCGTTCCTCGTCCGCGAGACCCGCGGCCGCGGCCTCGCGGGCTGA
- a CDS encoding acetate/propionate family kinase — protein MNVLVLNCGSASVRFAVVHSSNGHEHVSGVAQHLGTPQARLDFDHEGRKGSRPVAGAEHEDALRAVLDLLREVGLLDRMVGVGHRVVHGGARFTESTFITPEVVARIEECIHLGPLHNPPNLLGIRIAQRLFPRVPHVAVFDTAFHQTMPPQAYLYAVPYEWFEEHEVRRYGFHGTSHRYVSLRAVSQLGLDPEDHAIVTAHLGTGCSLAAVRDGKSLDTTMGLTPLDGVVMGKRSGSIDPSIIEHMKKALRCSADHVMDELNRSSGLLGLSGLGDDMLTLQRAAQDGHERAALAVDKFCHSVAKAAAAMIVALGRLDALVFSGGIGENTVQVRAKVVELLGFTGLVLDSDANASHGKALCGRITRTTRPMAAVVPTNEVLMIAMDTAAIVERGVA, from the coding sequence ATGAACGTACTCGTCCTGAACTGCGGCAGCGCGTCGGTGCGGTTCGCCGTCGTCCATTCCTCGAACGGCCACGAGCACGTCTCGGGCGTCGCCCAGCACCTCGGGACGCCGCAGGCCCGGCTGGACTTCGATCACGAGGGCCGCAAGGGATCGCGGCCCGTCGCGGGCGCCGAGCACGAGGACGCGCTCCGGGCCGTGCTCGACCTCCTGCGCGAGGTGGGGCTCCTCGACCGGATGGTCGGGGTCGGACACCGGGTCGTTCACGGCGGCGCGAGGTTCACGGAGTCGACCTTCATCACGCCGGAGGTCGTGGCGAGGATCGAGGAGTGCATCCACCTCGGGCCGCTCCACAACCCGCCCAACCTCCTCGGCATCCGCATCGCGCAGCGGCTCTTCCCCCGCGTGCCGCACGTCGCGGTGTTCGACACCGCCTTCCACCAGACGATGCCGCCGCAGGCGTACCTGTACGCGGTGCCGTACGAGTGGTTCGAGGAGCACGAGGTGCGCCGCTACGGGTTCCACGGCACCAGCCACCGCTACGTGTCCCTGCGCGCCGTGTCCCAGCTCGGCCTCGATCCGGAGGACCACGCGATCGTCACCGCCCACCTCGGCACCGGCTGCTCCCTCGCCGCGGTGCGGGACGGAAAGAGCCTCGACACGACCATGGGCCTGACGCCGCTCGATGGCGTCGTGATGGGCAAGCGCAGCGGCTCCATCGACCCGTCGATCATCGAGCACATGAAGAAGGCGCTCCGGTGCAGCGCGGATCACGTCATGGACGAGCTGAACCGGAGCTCGGGGCTGCTCGGGCTCTCGGGCCTGGGCGACGACATGCTGACGCTGCAGCGCGCGGCTCAGGACGGGCACGAGCGGGCGGCGCTCGCCGTCGACAAGTTCTGCCACTCGGTGGCCAAGGCGGCCGCGGCGATGATCGTGGCCCTCGGCCGCCTCGACGCCCTCGTGTTCAGCGGCGGCATCGGCGAGAACACCGTCCAGGTCCGCGCCAAGGTGGTCGAGCTGCTCGGCTTCACCGGGCTCGTGCTGGACTCGGACGCGAACGCCTCCCACGGCAAGGCGCTGTGCGGCCGGATCACGCGCACCACGCGGCCGATGGCGGCGGTCGTCCCGACGAACGAGGTGCTCATGATCGCCATGGACACCGCGGCGATCGTCGAGCGCGGCGTGGCGTGA